DNA sequence from the Novosphingobium sp. KACC 22771 genome:
CCGATTATGGCCAGATCCCTGATCTGAACACCATCGACTGGACCAATGACGTGCTGTTCACCTGGAACGGCACCACCAGCGGCGCGCGCGTTCCCAACGCCGATTTCATCCCCGCCGACCGTGAAGGTCTGTCTTTCGCAGACGCCACCTCGGCGGTGTTCGCTTACGACATCGACTGGTCCAAGATCGACGTTGCGACCTTCTCGTGGCAGAAGGTTCTGGGCGGCGAAGGCGGCCATGGTGTGCTGATCCTCGGCCCCCGCGCTGTTGAGCGCCTTGAAACCTATACCCCCGCTTGGCCGCTGCCCAAGGTGTTCCGCCTTGTGTCGAAGGGCAAGCTGGCCGAGGGCGTGTTCAAGGGCGAAACCATCAACACCCCCTCGATGCTGGCCGTGGAAGACGCGATCTTCGCGCTGGAATGGGCCAAGGGTCTGGGCGGTCTTGAAGGTCTGAAGGCGCGCAGCGATGCCAATGCCGCCGCGCTGAACAAGATCGTTGAAGAGCGTTCGTGGCTCTCGCATCTGGCCGCCGACGAGGCGACCCGTTCGAAGACCTCGGTGTGCCTGTCGGTTGAAGGCGCGGACGCTGACTTCATCAAGAAGTTTGCCGCTGTGCTGGAAAAGGCGGATGCCGCCTATGACATCGCGGGCTATCGCGATGCGCCTGCGGGTCTGCGTATCTGGTGCGGCGCCACGGTCAATGTCGAGGATATCGAAGACCTCGGCCCTTGGCTCGATTACGCCTACGCCACTGTAAAAGCTGGCTAACGTCAAGGCTGGCTAAGCCAAGCTGATTTTTGCGGGGGCGCGCTCAAATCGTCCCCGCCATTTCCCCCATTCACATGAGGATACGATTCCCATGACCGACACCCGTAAGCCCCGCGTCCTTATTTCGGACAAGATGGACCCCAACGCCGCCCGCATTTTCACCGAAATGGGCTGCGATGTGGACGTCATCACCGGCGAAACTCCCGAACAACTGATCGCCCGCATTGGCGACTATGATGGTCTGGCCATCCGTTCGAGCACCCGCGTGACCAAGGAAGTGCTGGACGCCGCCACCAACCTGAAGGTGATCGGCCGCGCCGGTATCGGTGTCGACAACGTCGACATCCCCTATGCCAGCGCCAAGGGCGTGGTCGTGATGAACACGCCTTTCGGCAATTCGATCACCACCGCCGAACACGCCATCGCGATGATCTTCGCTTTGGCCCGCCAGATCCCCGAAGCCAACGAACAGACCCAGAAGGGCCTGTGGCCGAAGAACGGCTTCATGGGCGTGGAAGTCACCGGCAAGACGCTCGGCCTGATCGGCGCCGGCAACATCGGCTCGATCGTTGCTTCGCGTGCTCTGGGTCTGCGCATGAAGGTTGTGGCTTACGATCCGTTCCTGACGCCGGAACGCGCCGTGGAAATGGGCGTGGAAAAGGCCGACCTCGACACGCTGCTGGGCAAGGCGGACTTCATCACGCTGCACACCCCGCTGACGGCGGAAACCAAGAACATCCTGAGCCGCGAAAATCTGGCCAAGACCAAGAAGGGCGTGCGGATCGTCAACTGCGCGCGCGGGGGGTTGATCGACGAAGCGGCTCTGAAGGACGCGCTGGATTCGGGCCATGTCGCGGGCGCTGCTCTCGACGTGTTCCAGACCGAACCGGCCAAGGAATCGCCGCTGTTCGGCACCAAGAACTTCATCTGCACGCCGCACCTTGGCGCTTCGACGACCGAAGCTCAGGTCAATGTGGCGCTCCAGGTTGCTGAACAGCTTGGCGAATATCTGACCACGGGCGGCGTGACCAACGCGCTGAACGTGCCTTCGCTCTCGGCTGAAGAAGCCCCCAAGCTGCGTCCCTATATGGCTCTGGCTGAAAAGCTGGGCAGCCTTGTCGGTCAGCTCACCCCCTCGGCCGTGGCCCGCATTTCGATCCACACCGAAGGCGCGGCGACCGAACTCAACGCCAAGCCCATCGTGGCGGCCGTCCTCTGCGGCTTCCTGCGCGTTCAGTCGGCCACGGTGAACATGGTCAACGCTCCGTTCCTCGCCAAGGAACGCGGCCTTGAAGTGCGCGAAGTGAAGACCGAAAAGACCGGCGACTACCACACGCTGATCCGCGTCTCGGTCAAGACCGAAGCGGGCGAGCGCTCGGTGGCGGGCACGCTGTTCTCGAACGCCGAACCGCGCCTCGTCGAACTGTTCGGCATCAAGGTCGAAGCCGAGCTGACGGGCGACATGATGTATATCGTCAACGAGGACGCCCCCGGCTTCATCGGCCGCATTGGTACGCTCCTTGGCGAAAACGGCATCAACATCGGCACGTTCAACCTCGGTCGCCGTGAAGCCGGTGGCGAAGCGGTTCTGCTGCTCTCGGTCGACAGCCCGGTCGCGGGCGAGGTGCTTGACGCCGCCGGCAAGCTGCCCGGCGTGAAGCGCGCCAAGGCGCTGGCGTTCTGATCTGAACGTTAGGGTTTGAAGGATTAGGGCGGGGTCTCTTCGGAGGCTTCCGCCCTTTTTCTTTGCCTCCGGCGGGCAAAGGGCGGGGGCCCTTTGCAATCCCGGTTTGGGGGTGTGCATTGGCTCGATGGGGGTGTTTGGCCCAACCTTTATAAAGCCTGCGGCGCGGCGGCCTTGTGCTGGAATGCGCCGCAGGCTTTAACAATCCCGCCACCGCGCCCAACACAAAACGCCGAACCCCACCCACAACGCAGACAGTCATGGGAGCGCGAGGGACGAGTCCCTCGCATCTATTCTGCCTTCCTAAAACTCCAAACCCCCGCTAAAGCCCGCCCCATGATGGACACCGAAACCCGCGATTTGCTGCCCGAGGGCCTCGAAGACCGCCTGCCGCAGGACACGGCGGCCGCTACGCGTATCACGCGCGCGATTATGGATGTGCTCGACAGCCATGGTTACGACCGCGTGCAACCGCCGGGCATCGAGTTTGAACGCAGTCTGGCCAGCCGCATGGCGGGCATCGAGACGCGGCGCATGGTGCGCTTTATCGATCCCTCGTCCTTGCGGATGATGGCGCTGCGCAGCGATATCACCCCGCAGGTGGGCCGCATTGCCGTCACGCGTTTAAAGGACGCCCCGCGCCCCTTGCGTCTGGCCTATGCCGGGCAGGTGACGGCGATCAAGGGCGACGGCCTCGACCCCACGCGCGAGCGTTTGCAGATCGGCGCGGAACTGATCGGCCATGCTGGCACGGCGGCGGCGGGTGAAGTGGTGGCGGTCGCCATCGAGGCGCTTCAGGCCGCGGGGGCCACCGGGATTTCGGTGGATTTCACCATGCCGGGTCTGGTCGATGCGCTTGCCTCCGGGCCTTGGCCGCTGACGCCTGCGCAATTGGACGCCGTCCGCCGCGAGCTGGACGCCAAGGATGCGGGTGCGCTGGTCACCGAGGGCGGGGCGGCTTACCTGCCGCTGATCCACGCCACCGGGCCGCTCGACGCTGCGATTGCTCGCCTTGAGGCGCTGGCTCTGGGCGAGGTGCTGGACGAGCGCATCGCGGCGCTGCGCCAGATTGCCGCGCGCCTGCCTGCCGGTGTGCGCCTGACGCTGGACCCGACCGAGCGGCATGGGTTTGAGTATCAGAGCTGGTTCGGCTTTCAGATTTTTGCCGATGGGGTGCGCGGCGCGGTGGCGCGCGGTGGGTCCTATTCGATCCTTGGCGAACCGGCCGAACCGGCGGTGGGCTTCTCGCTCTATCCCGATCCGCTGATCACCGCATTGGCCGCGCAGGAAGCGCCGCGCGATCTGCTGTTCCTGCCGCTGGGTCATGATACGGGCGCGGCGGCGCGGCTGCGCGCTGTTGGCTGGCGCACAGTGGCGGCGCTGGGCGAGGCTTGCGATGCGGTGAGCCTGGGCGCTACGCACCGGCTTGAAGGCGGCGAGGTGGTCGCGCTTTAATCGGAGGCTTTGGCGGCGTCGAAGCGGCTGCGCGCACCTTCCACTTCCTCCAGATGGGCCTCGGCCCATTGCCACACCCCGCAGAACGCCGCGCTCAGGCTATGGCCCAGCGCGGTCAGTTCATAATCGACGCGGGGCGGGATCACGGGATGGACGGTGCGCGTCACCAGCCCGTCGCGCTCCATCGCGCGCAGCGTCTGCGTCAGCATCTTCTGGCTGATCCCCGGTACGGCGCGCCCGATCTGGGTAAAGCGCATGAGGCCGCCTTCCTCCAGAACCTCCAGAATAAGCAGTGTCCACTTGTCGGCCACGCGCCCGATCAGTTCGTTGACCAGCGCATCGACGCGTGGATCACTGGGGGGATAGTCACTCTCCATCGGGTAAGTATAAATATTTCAGGTGCCTTCTTCAATCCAGAGAGCGGAGGCGTAGATGGAGTGTCGCACCCCAAAAGGAGACATTCCATGCAGACCAGCGGCAACACCATCCTCATCACCGGCGGCACTTCGGGCATTGGGCGCGCCTTGGCCGAGCGGTTTCATGGGCAAGGCAATCAGGTCATCATCGCCGGGCGGCGTCAGGCCCTGATCGACGAGATCATCGCGGCCAATCCCGGCATGGCGGGATGGGCGCTGAATATTGACGATCCTGCCGATATCGCCCGCGCCGCAGGGGAGATCCTCGCGGCCTATCCCGCGCTCAACGTTTTGATCAATAACGCGGGCATCATGCGTTTCGAGGACGCGACCGCCGCGCGCGACCTGTCCGATGCGGAGGCGACCATCACGTCGAACCTGCTCGGCCCAATCCGCATGATTGACGCGCTGATCGACCATCTGAAAGCGCAGACCAACCCCGCCATCGTCAATGTCACCTCGGGGCTGGCCTTTGTGCCTTTGCTCTCCACGCCCACCTATAATGCCACCAAGGCGGCGCTTCATTCCTATACGCTGGCCCTGCGCGCGCTGCTGGCCGGGCGGGTCGAGGTGATTGAACTGGCCCCGCCCGCCGTGCAGACCGACCTGACGCCGGGGCAGGCGACGCGCGATGGCTATCTGCCGCTGAGCGACTTTATCGATGAGGTGATGGGCCTCTTCGCGCAAACCCCCACCCCGGCTGAGATCAACGTCGAGCGCGTGCAATTCCTGCGCCGCGCCGAGATCGAGGGACGGCTGGACCAGACCATCGCGGCGATCAACGCGCATTGATGCGTTTTGCGTTCAGGCTGACGCGAACGCAAAGCAACGCTCAGGCGCCGCGCAGGCTAGGTTAACCGCCAAACACCGCCTTCAACCAGCGGTCCACCACCGGGGTCGCGGCATAGTCGGGATCGCCCAGACGGCGGTTGATCTCGACATGCCCCTGCAATCCGCGCCCGTCAAAGCTCTGTGTCTCGACCTGCGCGCCCGCGCGGCGCAAGGCGTCGGCCAGAGCTTTGGCCTGCGCCAGCCCATCCTCGCGCTGAACATTGATGAACAGAAAGCGCGAGGCATTGGGCGCGGCGGCATAGGTCAAGGGCGAGAGCGTGCGCTGGCGGGCGGGATCCTCGCCAAAGGCCTGCTTGTACCGGCCCTGCATATAGGAGCCCGCCGCCGCCATTTGCGAGGGAACATCATAGGCCGCCCCGTCAATCGGCAGAACCCCGGCCAGATCCCCCTGCGAGAGGCCGACCCGCGCCAGATAACGCTCATCCGTGCCCAGCAGCGCCACCAGATGCGCGCCCGCCGAATGGCCCATCAGCACGATGCGGTGCCGGTCGATCCCCAGCCTGTCCGCATCCGCGATCAGGCGGGCCAGCGCGGCGGCCACATCGCCCGCCTCATCCTCGACGCCCACCTGCGGCACAAGGCGATAGTTGATCGACGCAAAGGCATAGCCCAGCGATGTGTAATGCGGGGCCTTCCAACTGCCGGTGGCATTGTCCTTGTTGCCCTGCGTCCAGCCTCCGCCATGGACAAAGACCACCAGCGGCACCGGACCTTTGGCGCCGGGGGGCGGGGTAAAGTCCAGATTCTGCATCGGATCAGCACCATAGGCGATGGTCTGATGCGCAGGCGCAGCGGGGGCGGGCGTGCCTTTGTGCGCGGCGCGGGCCATGCGGCGCATCATCATTGCGCCCATCAGCAATTGCGATTGCGCGGGAAACGAAACGGCCACCATCGCGGCCATGCCAAACCCGGCGATCACGCGGCGAAGAGGGAATGCCATCTGGCAAGATCCTTTTCTGTCATCGACTTTGTCCAGCATAACCCATCGCGCGGCGTTAGGCCATTGACGGCGCGCATCAGTCTGGCTAACGGCGCGGTCGAAATCGGGGGCTTTTCTCATGAATCGCGCCCCATCGTCCCATCCGCTGCGCCGAGTCCTGTCGAAGGGCGCTTCCGGATTTACTTGGCAGGGTGAGGGATTCTATCCATGGCAAATGTGACCGTTGTCGGCGCCCAGTGGGGCGACGAGGGCAAAGGCAAGATCGTCGACTGGCTGGCCAGCCGCGCCGATGTGGTGGTGCGCTTTCAGGGCGGCCATAATGCGGGCCATACGCTGGTCGTGGGCGAAAAGGTGTACAAGCTCTCGCTGCTGCCCAGCGGCATCGTGACCGGTACGCTCTCGATCATCGGCAATGGTGTGGTGCTCGACCCCTGGGCGCTCAAGGCCGAGATCGAAAAGCTGGAATCGCAGGGCGTGGTGATCAACCGCGAGAATTTCGCGATTGCCGAAAACTGCCCGTTGATCCTGCCGATGCACCGCGATCTGGATGGCTTGCGCGAAACGGCCGCCGGCGCTGGCAAGATCGGCACCACCGGTCGCGGCATCGGCCCGGCCTATGAGGACAAGGTTGGCCGCCGCGCGATCCGCGTGTGCGATCTGGCCCATCTCGATTCGCTCGATGCCCAGCTTGACCGCCTCTGCGCCCACCACGACGCGCTGCGCGCCGGTTTCGGCCAGCCTGCGGTGGACCGCGCTGCGTTGATCGCAGAGCTGAAGGAAATCGCGCCCTTCGTGCTGCAATTTGCCGAGCCGGTGTGGAAGCGCCTGAACACGGTGAAGAAGGCGGGCGCCCGCGTGTTGTTCGAAGGCGCGCAGGGCGTGTTGCTCGACGTCGATCATGGCACCTATCCGTTTGTTACCTCGTCCAATACCGTGTCGGGCACGGCGGCCAGCGGTTCGGGCATGGGTCCGTCCTCGGCCGGTTTCGTGCTGGGCATTGTGAAGGCCTATACGACCCGCGTCGGCTCGGGTCCGTTCCCGACCGAGTTGGAGGACGAGGTGGGCCAGCGTCTGGGCGAGCGCGGCCATGAATTCGGCACCGTCACGGGCCGCAAGCGCCGCTGCGGCTGGTTTGACGCGGTGCTGGTGCGCCAATCCTGCGCCATTTCGGGCGTAACCGGCATTGCGCTGACCAAGGTCGACGTTCTGGACGGAATGAAGACGGTCAAGATCTGCACCGGCTATCGCCTGCGCGGCAAGGTGCTGGATTATTATCCGTCGCACGCCGCCGATCAGGCCGCCGTTGAGCCGATTTACGAGGAAATGGATGGCTGGGAAGGCACGACCGCCGGCGCGCGTTCGTGGGCCGATCTGCCTGCGCAGGCGATCAAGTATATCCAGCGCGTGCAGGAACTGATCGAAACGCCGGTCGCGCTGGTTTCGACCAGCCCGGAGCGTGAGGACACGATTCTGGTGCGCGATCCCTTTATCGATTGATAGGGATTTCAAGGGTTTGCATGGGCCGTCCGGGTGCTTCCTTTGGGGGCATCCGGGCGGCCTTTGTTTTGCGGGGCGCGGTGGAATTGCCTCGGAAATGGACCATCTGTTCTTGCTTGTTTGCTAAATGTTCCATTTTTGATCTTGACGATGTTCTGTTTTGTTCTAGTTTATAGGTATTCCTACTGAACTTGAACGACGGAGTCGGACATCATGCTCAACGCGCCCCACGCTGGTTTTTCCTACGCCGGTTTTTCGGATGCCGCCGATGATTTCTCCTATGGCTCGGCCCATGATGTTTCCGGCCTGCGCGTCAAGGTTTCGATCTTTGCCGACCGCCCCTATCTGCGCGATCAGATGCGCGAGGATGCCGAGGGCGCGGGTTTCCGTCTGGCCGAGGCCAGCCCGATCGGCCGCCTGCTCTCGGGCGAGGCGATGCCGCTGGGCGATGTCGTGCTGCTCGATTGCCCGGTTGTCGATGCCGAAGTGATGGCGGCGCTTTCGCGGCTGGATCTGCGCGCGGGCCAGACCGGCGCGGCGCTGGTGGTGTCAACCAGCGTGGCCGCGCTTGATGATGTGTTTGCCTGTCTGGACCAGTCCGACCCTCAGATCCTGG
Encoded proteins:
- a CDS encoding phosphoserine transaminase encodes the protein MTIEVPAKKPARPFFSSGPCAKPPVYDLSKLATESLGRSHRAKIGKTRLAYCIDLMREILQLPETHRIGIVPGSDTGAFEMAMWTMLGAKPVTTLAWESFGEGWVTDVAKQLKLDPTIIRADYGQIPDLNTIDWTNDVLFTWNGTTSGARVPNADFIPADREGLSFADATSAVFAYDIDWSKIDVATFSWQKVLGGEGGHGVLILGPRAVERLETYTPAWPLPKVFRLVSKGKLAEGVFKGETINTPSMLAVEDAIFALEWAKGLGGLEGLKARSDANAAALNKIVEERSWLSHLAADEATRSKTSVCLSVEGADADFIKKFAAVLEKADAAYDIAGYRDAPAGLRIWCGATVNVEDIEDLGPWLDYAYATVKAG
- the serA gene encoding phosphoglycerate dehydrogenase; translated protein: MTDTRKPRVLISDKMDPNAARIFTEMGCDVDVITGETPEQLIARIGDYDGLAIRSSTRVTKEVLDAATNLKVIGRAGIGVDNVDIPYASAKGVVVMNTPFGNSITTAEHAIAMIFALARQIPEANEQTQKGLWPKNGFMGVEVTGKTLGLIGAGNIGSIVASRALGLRMKVVAYDPFLTPERAVEMGVEKADLDTLLGKADFITLHTPLTAETKNILSRENLAKTKKGVRIVNCARGGLIDEAALKDALDSGHVAGAALDVFQTEPAKESPLFGTKNFICTPHLGASTTEAQVNVALQVAEQLGEYLTTGGVTNALNVPSLSAEEAPKLRPYMALAEKLGSLVGQLTPSAVARISIHTEGAATELNAKPIVAAVLCGFLRVQSATVNMVNAPFLAKERGLEVREVKTEKTGDYHTLIRVSVKTEAGERSVAGTLFSNAEPRLVELFGIKVEAELTGDMMYIVNEDAPGFIGRIGTLLGENGINIGTFNLGRREAGGEAVLLLSVDSPVAGEVLDAAGKLPGVKRAKALAF
- a CDS encoding ATP phosphoribosyltransferase regulatory subunit; amino-acid sequence: MMDTETRDLLPEGLEDRLPQDTAAATRITRAIMDVLDSHGYDRVQPPGIEFERSLASRMAGIETRRMVRFIDPSSLRMMALRSDITPQVGRIAVTRLKDAPRPLRLAYAGQVTAIKGDGLDPTRERLQIGAELIGHAGTAAAGEVVAVAIEALQAAGATGISVDFTMPGLVDALASGPWPLTPAQLDAVRRELDAKDAGALVTEGGAAYLPLIHATGPLDAAIARLEALALGEVLDERIAALRQIAARLPAGVRLTLDPTERHGFEYQSWFGFQIFADGVRGAVARGGSYSILGEPAEPAVGFSLYPDPLITALAAQEAPRDLLFLPLGHDTGAAARLRAVGWRTVAALGEACDAVSLGATHRLEGGEVVAL
- a CDS encoding winged helix-turn-helix transcriptional regulator; protein product: MESDYPPSDPRVDALVNELIGRVADKWTLLILEVLEEGGLMRFTQIGRAVPGISQKMLTQTLRAMERDGLVTRTVHPVIPPRVDYELTALGHSLSAAFCGVWQWAEAHLEEVEGARSRFDAAKASD
- a CDS encoding SDR family oxidoreductase: MQTSGNTILITGGTSGIGRALAERFHGQGNQVIIAGRRQALIDEIIAANPGMAGWALNIDDPADIARAAGEILAAYPALNVLINNAGIMRFEDATAARDLSDAEATITSNLLGPIRMIDALIDHLKAQTNPAIVNVTSGLAFVPLLSTPTYNATKAALHSYTLALRALLAGRVEVIELAPPAVQTDLTPGQATRDGYLPLSDFIDEVMGLFAQTPTPAEINVERVQFLRRAEIEGRLDQTIAAINAH
- a CDS encoding alpha/beta hydrolase, yielding MMRRMARAAHKGTPAPAAPAHQTIAYGADPMQNLDFTPPPGAKGPVPLVVFVHGGGWTQGNKDNATGSWKAPHYTSLGYAFASINYRLVPQVGVEDEAGDVAAALARLIADADRLGIDRHRIVLMGHSAGAHLVALLGTDERYLARVGLSQGDLAGVLPIDGAAYDVPSQMAAAGSYMQGRYKQAFGEDPARQRTLSPLTYAAAPNASRFLFINVQREDGLAQAKALADALRRAGAQVETQSFDGRGLQGHVEINRRLGDPDYAATPVVDRWLKAVFGG
- a CDS encoding adenylosuccinate synthase: MANVTVVGAQWGDEGKGKIVDWLASRADVVVRFQGGHNAGHTLVVGEKVYKLSLLPSGIVTGTLSIIGNGVVLDPWALKAEIEKLESQGVVINRENFAIAENCPLILPMHRDLDGLRETAAGAGKIGTTGRGIGPAYEDKVGRRAIRVCDLAHLDSLDAQLDRLCAHHDALRAGFGQPAVDRAALIAELKEIAPFVLQFAEPVWKRLNTVKKAGARVLFEGAQGVLLDVDHGTYPFVTSSNTVSGTAASGSGMGPSSAGFVLGIVKAYTTRVGSGPFPTELEDEVGQRLGERGHEFGTVTGRKRRCGWFDAVLVRQSCAISGVTGIALTKVDVLDGMKTVKICTGYRLRGKVLDYYPSHAADQAAVEPIYEEMDGWEGTTAGARSWADLPAQAIKYIQRVQELIETPVALVSTSPEREDTILVRDPFID